The proteins below come from a single Mucilaginibacter mali genomic window:
- the htpG gene encoding molecular chaperone HtpG, giving the protein MTQEKGTISIHTENIFPIIKKFLYSDNEIFLRELVSNAVDATQKVKRLASLGQYNGELGELQVEVAFDENAKTITISDNGLGMTADEIKKYINQIAFSGATEFMEKFKEAKDANEIIGRFGLGFYSAFMVADRVEIQTLSYQEGAEPAHWTCDGSTEFEIGEGTRTTRGTDVILHINAESEEFLSKYKLQEILDKYAKFLPVPIKFGTNTEQEPDGEDADGKPKTKDVEVDNIINDTNPIWTKQPSELKDEDYLNFYKELYPFSEEPLFWIHLNVDYPFNLTGVLYFPKVKNDFEMTKNKIKLFSRQVFITDEVKDIVPEFLMLLHGVIDSPDIPLNVSRSFLQADSNVKKINSYITKKVADKLSDLFKADRAAYEEKWSDIGLFVKYGIISEEKFYDKAKDFVLLTSTEDKKNYTLNEYKDKVADAQTDKDGQLIYIYTNDPAKQDAFIQSANKKGYDVLLMNSPIDNHFISHLEQKLEKTSLKRVDADVADKLIKKDDAPAHILTEEQSGQVKTIFDSAINKPAFKVELESLNPDELPVTVTMDEFMRRMKDMAAMGGGMGFYGNMPDNYKVVVNGNHKLITRILQTEDTAEQSRLAKQAFDLALLSQGLLTGADLTEFVNRSVSMI; this is encoded by the coding sequence TAAAAAATTCCTTTACTCAGATAACGAGATCTTTCTGCGCGAACTGGTATCAAACGCGGTTGATGCTACCCAAAAAGTAAAACGTCTGGCATCATTAGGCCAATACAATGGCGAACTGGGCGAACTGCAGGTTGAAGTAGCTTTCGATGAAAATGCAAAGACCATTACCATCTCCGATAACGGTTTAGGTATGACCGCCGACGAGATCAAGAAGTATATCAACCAGATCGCATTCTCGGGCGCTACCGAGTTTATGGAGAAGTTTAAGGAAGCCAAGGATGCGAACGAGATCATCGGTCGCTTTGGTTTGGGCTTCTACTCTGCCTTTATGGTGGCCGACCGTGTAGAGATACAGACCCTAAGCTACCAGGAAGGCGCTGAACCCGCCCATTGGACTTGCGATGGTAGCACCGAGTTTGAAATTGGCGAAGGTACCCGCACTACCCGCGGTACCGATGTGATATTACACATAAATGCCGAAAGCGAAGAGTTTCTGAGCAAATACAAATTACAGGAGATACTGGATAAATACGCCAAATTCCTGCCTGTCCCCATAAAGTTCGGTACCAATACCGAGCAGGAGCCTGATGGCGAAGATGCCGATGGCAAGCCAAAAACAAAGGATGTGGAGGTTGATAACATTATTAACGATACCAACCCCATCTGGACCAAGCAACCATCTGAATTAAAGGATGAGGACTACCTGAATTTCTATAAGGAATTGTATCCGTTCAGCGAAGAACCTTTGTTCTGGATCCACCTGAATGTGGACTATCCGTTTAACCTCACGGGTGTATTGTACTTCCCTAAGGTGAAGAACGATTTTGAGATGACCAAAAACAAGATCAAACTGTTCTCGCGCCAGGTATTTATTACTGATGAGGTGAAGGATATCGTTCCGGAGTTTTTGATGTTGCTGCACGGGGTTATCGATTCACCGGATATCCCGCTAAACGTATCGCGCAGCTTCCTGCAGGCCGATAGCAACGTGAAGAAGATCAACAGCTATATCACTAAGAAAGTAGCTGACAAACTTTCAGACCTGTTTAAAGCCGACCGTGCCGCTTACGAAGAAAAATGGAGCGATATTGGCCTGTTTGTAAAATACGGTATCATTAGCGAAGAGAAATTTTACGACAAAGCCAAAGATTTTGTATTGCTGACCAGCACCGAGGACAAAAAGAACTATACCCTTAACGAATATAAAGATAAGGTGGCCGATGCACAGACCGATAAGGACGGTCAGCTGATCTATATCTACACCAACGATCCGGCCAAGCAGGATGCGTTTATCCAATCGGCCAATAAAAAAGGTTATGATGTGTTGCTGATGAACTCACCGATTGATAACCACTTTATCAGTCACCTGGAGCAGAAGCTGGAAAAAACATCGCTGAAACGTGTTGATGCTGATGTGGCCGATAAACTGATCAAAAAAGATGATGCCCCGGCACACATCCTAACTGAAGAGCAAAGTGGACAGGTGAAAACCATCTTCGACAGCGCTATTAACAAACCGGCCTTTAAAGTTGAACTGGAAAGCCTTAACCCCGATGAACTACCGGTAACCGTAACCATGGACGAGTTTATGCGCCGTATGAAGGATATGGCAGCTATGGGTGGTGGCATGGGCTTTTACGGCAACATGCCCGATAATTATAAAGTGGTAGTGAACGGTAACCATAAACTGATCACCCGTATATTGCAAACCGAAGATACAGCCGAGCAAAGCCGCTTAGCCAAACAGGCATTTGACCTGGCATTATTGTCACAAGGTTTATTGACCGGTGCAGATTTAACCGAGTTTGTGAACCGTAGTGTGAGCATGATATAA
- a CDS encoding DUF4251 domain-containing protein yields the protein MKILKTTLLALTIALAGTSVSQAQSRKDKVAAKEAAMQKILESKNFTFTAQTANPMRGGNVNLTAEYDVRITGDSVISYLPYYGRAYVAPMNPTQNDMQFTSTKFTYASTAKKGGYEIVIKPTDTKDVRQMILNVSNNGYGTLSVTNLNRDPISFYGFIEENKKPKQ from the coding sequence ATGAAAATATTAAAGACCACATTACTTGCGCTGACCATTGCACTGGCCGGCACAAGTGTAAGCCAGGCACAAAGCCGGAAGGATAAAGTGGCTGCAAAGGAAGCCGCGATGCAAAAAATCTTAGAAAGCAAAAACTTCACATTTACCGCACAAACGGCAAACCCCATGCGTGGCGGTAACGTCAATTTAACAGCGGAATATGATGTGCGCATAACGGGCGACAGCGTAATATCATACCTGCCGTACTATGGCCGCGCCTATGTGGCGCCGATGAACCCGACACAGAACGACATGCAATTTACGTCCACAAAATTTACTTACGCCAGTACCGCCAAAAAGGGTGGCTACGAGATTGTTATTAAACCCACAGATACTAAGGATGTAAGGCAAATGATATTGAATGTATCTAACAACGGCTACGGCACCTTAAGCGTAACCAACCTTAACCGCGACCCGATATCGTTTTATGGATTTATAGAAGAAAACAAAAAACCAAAGCAGTAA
- a CDS encoding ATP-binding cassette domain-containing protein has translation MIVAEIHKKLTAGHGQVDLQVKLQAEKGSITVIHGPSGAGKTTFLKIIAGLTHANQGLVVIDDQVWLDTANGINLLPQQRKAGFVFQNYALFPNMTVRRHLEYATSDALWITELLKIGGLDGLADRKPDYLSGGQQQRLAILRAMANKPALLLMDEPFSALDAKTKAGLLADLKQLWDKLQTTVIIVSHNLQELAGIATGELYIES, from the coding sequence ATGATAGTAGCCGAGATCCATAAAAAACTAACGGCCGGCCATGGGCAAGTTGACCTGCAAGTGAAATTGCAGGCCGAAAAAGGCAGTATCACGGTTATACACGGCCCGTCAGGAGCAGGTAAAACAACCTTCCTGAAAATTATTGCCGGATTGACCCATGCGAATCAGGGCCTTGTTGTAATCGACGATCAGGTTTGGCTGGATACAGCAAACGGGATCAACCTGTTGCCGCAACAGCGCAAAGCCGGCTTTGTATTTCAAAACTACGCGCTGTTTCCCAATATGACCGTCCGCCGCCATTTGGAATATGCCACAAGTGATGCATTATGGATAACTGAACTGCTAAAAATAGGTGGCCTGGATGGATTGGCCGACCGTAAACCCGATTACCTATCGGGCGGGCAGCAGCAACGCCTGGCTATTTTGCGGGCCATGGCCAATAAACCGGCTTTACTGCTGATGGACGAGCCCTTCTCTGCCCTCGACGCAAAAACAAAGGCCGGCTTACTAGCCGACCTTAAACAACTTTGGGATAAACTGCAAACTACGGTAATCATTGTAAGCCACAATCTGCAGGAGTTGGCCGGCATTGCTACCGGCGAACTTTATATCGAAAGCTAA
- the modB gene encoding molybdate ABC transporter permease subunit, with product MDWSPIWLSVKLASITTLLLLLIGLPLAYWLSKGRSVLRVLLEALITMPLVLPPSVLGFYLLIAFSPQHGVGKWLHDTFNIQFVFSFPGLILASVIYSLPFMIGPIKSALQHLPHSWAQASYTLGKSERETFLQVLLPNIKASVLTAMVMTFAHTMGEFGVVLMIGGNIPGVTKVASIAIYDSVESMDYHLANNYSLLLFAFTFIIVTAVFIFNRNKAKSPLE from the coding sequence ATGGACTGGTCGCCCATATGGTTATCTGTAAAGCTGGCAAGTATCACCACCTTGTTGCTGCTGCTTATCGGTTTGCCGCTGGCTTATTGGTTAAGCAAAGGCCGTTCGGTATTGCGTGTGTTGCTTGAAGCACTGATTACCATGCCGCTGGTATTGCCGCCATCGGTATTGGGGTTTTACTTGCTGATCGCTTTTAGTCCGCAGCATGGGGTGGGGAAGTGGCTGCATGATACGTTTAATATTCAGTTTGTGTTCTCGTTCCCGGGATTGATACTCGCTTCTGTTATTTACAGCTTACCTTTTATGATCGGGCCTATCAAATCGGCTTTACAGCATTTGCCGCATTCATGGGCGCAGGCATCGTACACGCTGGGTAAAAGCGAACGCGAAACCTTTTTGCAGGTCTTGCTGCCTAATATCAAAGCATCGGTATTAACGGCCATGGTCATGACCTTCGCGCATACCATGGGCGAGTTTGGCGTGGTGCTGATGATTGGCGGCAATATCCCCGGCGTTACTAAAGTGGCATCCATCGCCATTTACGATTCGGTGGAGAGTATGGATTACCATCTGGCCAATAATTACTCGCTGCTGTTATTTGCTTTTACGTTTATTATCGTAACCGCCGTATTTATTTTTAATCGTAACAAAGCCAAAAGTCCACTGGAATGA
- the modA gene encoding molybdate ABC transporter substrate-binding protein, protein MTSRKHILVSVIALIVSINTFGQTIKVAVAANLQSVIKVLGDDFKKRSGVTIEPIVGSSGKLVAQIANGAPYDVFLSADMEFSQKLSDAGLTEQAPVVYALGSLIICTTQNISLKNWDKLITTDQVGKIAIANAAIAPYGRAAEETLTKLNLLDKVKPKLVYGESISQVNTYITTGVASVGFTTQSLVMDPANTTKINWQRIDTKTYAPIQQGMVLLKKATNKVNAEKFYKYTLSAPAKSILKKYGYIIP, encoded by the coding sequence ATGACAAGCCGGAAACATATTCTTGTATCGGTCATTGCGCTGATTGTCAGTATAAATACCTTTGGCCAAACCATTAAAGTGGCAGTCGCGGCCAACCTGCAATCGGTAATAAAAGTACTGGGCGATGATTTTAAAAAGCGCAGCGGTGTTACTATCGAACCTATCGTCGGTTCATCGGGCAAACTGGTAGCGCAGATCGCCAACGGCGCGCCTTACGATGTTTTTCTTTCGGCAGATATGGAATTTTCGCAGAAATTATCGGATGCGGGACTTACCGAACAAGCCCCGGTAGTTTATGCCCTGGGCAGCCTGATCATTTGTACCACACAAAACATCAGTCTTAAAAATTGGGATAAACTGATTACTACCGATCAGGTGGGCAAAATAGCTATAGCCAATGCGGCGATAGCCCCCTACGGCCGCGCGGCGGAAGAGACCCTGACCAAACTGAACCTGCTGGATAAAGTAAAACCGAAACTTGTTTACGGCGAAAGCATATCGCAGGTGAATACCTACATTACTACAGGAGTGGCTTCGGTAGGTTTCACCACACAGTCGCTGGTGATGGATCCGGCCAATACCACCAAAATCAACTGGCAGCGTATCGACACTAAAACTTACGCGCCGATACAGCAAGGCATGGTACTGCTTAAAAAAGCGACCAATAAAGTCAATGCCGAAAAATTTTATAAATACACGTTAAGCGCTCCTGCCAAAAGCATCCTAAAAAAATATGGTTATATCATACCCTAA
- a CDS encoding FdhF/YdeP family oxidoreductase — MSKVKEQPNAENPEELTGLKVTEPKEWAAGIPAVLAAFKDVLEEENPVRGMRALLHMNQKAGFDCSSCAWPDPDDDRSPIAEYCENGAKALAWEATNKKLTPEFFAKNSIADLARMNDFEMGKTGRIAQPVYLPQGGTHYQPISWDDAFKKIAANLNGLSSPDEAAFYTSGRTSNEASFVYQLFAREFGTNNMPDCSNMCHESTGVGLAEVIGIGKGTVTLNDFYDTDIIIIMGQNPGTNHPRMLTALEKAKKRGTKIIAINPLHEAGLTAFKNPQTVKGLLGISTPLADLYLQVKINGDMALLKALEILLYKAEQENPGTVFDKKFIEENTVGYLELVNSWHQYKVADLANEAGVPLSQLQEAANMISHAGKMIICWAMGITQHVNGVATIKEIVNLALLKGAIGKSGAGLCPVRGHSNVQGNRTMLIWDKPKKEQLDKLKNFFGFDPPRKPGYDVVEAIKAMHEGKLKFFFSMGGNFLSATPDTTYTAEAMRKLKLTVHVSTKLNRAHLVHGEETLILPTFARSDKDTTGGIDQIVSCENSMGVMQQSQGMLKPVSDQFLSETDIVCRMAKATLGDKSVVDWDKYASNYDHIRTDIEEVIPGFKDYNKRIREPGGFYLPNAARDGKFKTAKYGDKAAFTVNELPQNNMADDEYAMTTIRSHDQFNTTIYGLDDRYRGIHQERRVIFMNPKDIASAGFTAGDKVDLYSYFKGKERVARLFVIVSYNIPERNTATYFPEANVLVPIDSVAEGSNTPTSKLVYIKIRKHGA, encoded by the coding sequence ATGAGTAAAGTTAAAGAGCAGCCCAACGCCGAAAACCCCGAAGAATTAACCGGGTTAAAGGTTACCGAGCCTAAGGAATGGGCCGCGGGTATCCCTGCTGTGCTGGCTGCCTTTAAGGATGTACTGGAGGAAGAAAATCCTGTGCGCGGTATGCGCGCCTTACTGCACATGAACCAAAAAGCAGGCTTCGACTGCTCAAGCTGTGCCTGGCCCGATCCGGATGATGACCGCTCGCCCATAGCCGAATATTGCGAGAATGGCGCCAAGGCGCTTGCCTGGGAGGCCACTAATAAAAAGCTTACGCCCGAATTCTTCGCTAAAAACTCCATCGCCGATCTGGCCCGGATGAATGATTTTGAAATGGGCAAGACCGGCCGCATTGCGCAGCCTGTTTACCTGCCCCAAGGTGGTACACATTACCAGCCCATCAGTTGGGATGATGCTTTTAAAAAGATAGCTGCGAACCTTAATGGCTTGTCATCTCCCGATGAGGCCGCATTTTATACATCGGGGCGTACCAGTAACGAGGCTTCGTTTGTTTACCAGTTGTTTGCGCGCGAGTTTGGTACCAATAATATGCCCGATTGCTCTAATATGTGCCACGAATCTACGGGCGTCGGCCTGGCCGAAGTGATCGGCATTGGCAAGGGCACTGTTACGCTGAATGATTTTTACGATACGGATATCATCATTATTATGGGGCAAAACCCGGGTACCAATCACCCGAGGATGCTTACCGCGCTGGAAAAGGCCAAAAAGCGGGGGACAAAGATCATCGCCATAAATCCTCTGCACGAAGCCGGTTTGACCGCCTTTAAAAATCCGCAGACGGTAAAAGGCTTGTTAGGTATCAGTACGCCGCTGGCAGATCTGTACCTGCAGGTAAAAATAAACGGTGACATGGCCCTGCTTAAGGCTTTGGAGATACTACTATATAAAGCTGAGCAGGAAAACCCGGGAACGGTGTTCGATAAAAAGTTTATCGAAGAAAATACGGTTGGTTACCTCGAACTTGTCAATAGCTGGCACCAATATAAAGTTGCAGATCTGGCAAATGAGGCCGGAGTGCCCTTAAGTCAGCTACAGGAAGCGGCAAACATGATAAGCCATGCCGGTAAGATGATCATCTGCTGGGCAATGGGTATCACACAGCATGTTAATGGTGTGGCCACTATTAAGGAGATAGTAAACCTGGCCTTATTGAAAGGGGCCATCGGTAAATCAGGCGCAGGGCTTTGCCCGGTACGTGGACATAGCAATGTGCAGGGCAACCGCACCATGCTGATATGGGACAAACCCAAAAAAGAGCAGCTGGATAAACTAAAAAACTTTTTTGGTTTCGACCCCCCGCGTAAACCCGGTTATGATGTAGTGGAAGCCATTAAGGCCATGCACGAAGGTAAACTAAAGTTCTTTTTCAGTATGGGCGGTAATTTCTTGTCGGCTACGCCGGATACCACTTACACTGCCGAAGCTATGCGTAAACTGAAACTGACAGTGCACGTATCAACCAAGTTAAACCGCGCGCACCTGGTGCATGGCGAAGAAACACTGATACTACCCACCTTTGCCCGGAGCGATAAGGACACCACAGGCGGTATAGACCAGATCGTCAGTTGCGAAAACTCGATGGGGGTGATGCAGCAATCCCAGGGAATGCTGAAGCCGGTGTCCGATCAATTTTTAAGCGAAACGGATATCGTTTGCCGGATGGCAAAAGCCACGCTGGGCGATAAGTCGGTGGTAGATTGGGACAAGTATGCTTCAAACTACGACCATATCAGGACAGATATTGAAGAGGTGATCCCGGGATTTAAGGATTATAATAAACGCATCCGCGAACCCGGGGGCTTTTACCTGCCCAATGCGGCCCGCGATGGTAAATTTAAGACGGCAAAATATGGCGATAAGGCTGCATTTACTGTAAACGAACTGCCCCAAAACAATATGGCCGATGACGAATACGCCATGACCACTATCCGCAGCCACGACCAGTTTAATACGACCATTTATGGACTGGACGACCGCTACCGCGGCATTCACCAGGAACGCCGGGTAATATTTATGAATCCTAAGGATATTGCTTCAGCCGGTTTTACGGCTGGCGATAAGGTAGACTTGTACAGCTATTTTAAAGGCAAGGAGCGGGTTGCGCGCTTATTCGTTATTGTATCTTACAATATCCCTGAACGTAATACGGCTACCTATTTTCCCGAAGCAAACGTGCTGGTACCGATAGACAGCGTAGCTGAGGGTAGCAATACGCCTACAAGTAAATTGGTTTATATCAAGATCAGGAAACATGGGGCGTGA
- a CDS encoding DUF7009 family protein: MKIRIKGNSIRYRLTRSEVERFGIDGMIKEATHFGNKVLSYVLQKTDAENITASFEDDTITLLMPQNMATEWTLSDRVGFENVSGELSLFIEKDFQCLDNVAEDQSDNYPNPLAVHNHE; encoded by the coding sequence ATGAAGATTCGCATTAAAGGAAACAGCATACGCTACCGTTTAACCCGGTCGGAGGTGGAGCGTTTTGGTATCGATGGTATGATTAAAGAAGCAACCCACTTTGGTAATAAGGTATTAAGCTATGTATTGCAGAAAACCGATGCCGAAAATATTACGGCCAGCTTTGAGGATGATACCATCACGCTGCTGATGCCCCAAAACATGGCTACCGAATGGACGCTTAGCGATAGAGTAGGCTTTGAAAATGTATCCGGCGAGTTGAGCCTGTTTATTGAAAAGGATTTCCAGTGTTTGGATAATGTGGCCGAGGATCAGAGCGATAATTACCCCAATCCATTAGCGGTACATAACCATGAGTAA
- the fdhD gene encoding formate dehydrogenase accessory sulfurtransferase FdhD: protein MPIHMIDEIPVIKVRAMECADTTDELAAEEPLEIRLEHGPDFHREVKNISVTMRTPGNDAELAVGFLFTEGIIRSVSEVLFARHNFACNENRQNVIQVSLRSNIVPNLNTADRNFYTTSSCGVCGKSSINSIRTVNQYDGADDNNCVSATTLYDMPEQLHEQQEIFAQTGGLHASALFSSYGELLLVREDVGRHNALDKLIGAALNEDLLPLNDKVLLLSGRASFELVQKAAMAGINIIAAIGAPSTLAVQLAEEFDITLCGFLRGHRFNIYTSPHRIVLT from the coding sequence ATGCCAATACACATGATAGACGAGATACCGGTTATTAAAGTGCGCGCTATGGAATGCGCCGATACCACCGACGAATTAGCTGCCGAGGAACCTTTGGAGATCCGCCTGGAACACGGCCCTGATTTCCATCGCGAGGTGAAGAATATTTCGGTTACTATGCGTACGCCCGGTAATGATGCCGAACTGGCCGTTGGCTTCCTGTTTACCGAAGGCATCATCCGTTCAGTAAGCGAGGTGTTGTTTGCCCGGCATAACTTTGCCTGTAACGAGAACCGGCAGAATGTGATCCAGGTATCGCTGCGATCAAACATCGTCCCCAACTTAAATACTGCCGACCGGAATTTTTACACCACATCCAGTTGCGGGGTTTGCGGTAAATCGTCTATCAATTCCATCCGCACGGTAAACCAATATGACGGTGCCGATGATAATAATTGTGTTAGTGCTACCACGCTTTATGATATGCCCGAGCAATTGCACGAGCAACAGGAAATATTCGCGCAGACCGGCGGCTTGCATGCCTCGGCCTTGTTCTCATCGTATGGTGAGTTGCTGTTAGTGCGCGAGGATGTGGGCAGGCACAACGCTTTAGACAAACTAATTGGTGCCGCGCTAAACGAAGACCTGTTGCCGCTAAACGATAAGGTGCTGCTGCTAAGCGGCCGCGCCAGTTTTGAACTGGTGCAAAAGGCAGCTATGGCCGGGATAAATATTATTGCAGCCATTGGTGCACCATCCACACTGGCGGTACAACTGGCCGAGGAGTTTGATATTACCCTTTGCGGTTTTTTACGCGGGCACCGCTTTAATATTTATACATCGCCGCACCGCATTGTATTAACCTAA
- a CDS encoding FKBP-type peptidyl-prolyl cis-trans isomerase — MKIEAQHVVSLTYDLYVNNDQGTEELVESATLEQPLTFLFGAGQMLPKFEENLSTLSTGDAYDFRLSAEDAYGEINEEAVANLPKEMFQGQDLPEIGSILPLQDNQGNHFQGQVVSIAEDGVIVDLNHPMAGQALHFKGNIVNVRPATPEELAHGHAHGPDGHHHH, encoded by the coding sequence ATGAAGATTGAAGCCCAACACGTAGTGTCTTTAACCTACGATCTGTATGTTAATAATGATCAGGGTACCGAGGAACTGGTAGAAAGCGCCACCCTTGAACAACCCCTTACCTTTTTATTCGGCGCAGGCCAAATGCTGCCTAAGTTTGAAGAAAACCTGAGCACCCTATCAACCGGCGATGCTTACGATTTTCGTTTATCTGCTGAAGATGCTTACGGCGAAATTAATGAAGAAGCCGTTGCTAACCTGCCAAAGGAAATGTTCCAGGGCCAGGACCTGCCTGAAATTGGCAGCATATTACCTTTGCAGGATAACCAGGGCAATCACTTCCAGGGCCAGGTAGTATCAATTGCCGAAGACGGCGTGATCGTAGACTTGAACCACCCAATGGCCGGCCAGGCGCTACACTTTAAAGGCAATATCGTAAACGTTCGCCCGGCAACTCCGGAAGAACTGGCGCACGGCCACGCGCATGGGCCGGATGGTCATCACCATCATTAA
- a CDS encoding thioredoxin domain-containing protein — translation MNHLANSSSPYLLQHANNPVDWYPWGPEALQKARDENKLILVSIGYSACHWCHVMEHESFEDESVAAVMNEYFVCIKVDREERPDVDQIYMSAVQLMTGRGGWPLNCICLPDQRPIYGGTYFRKNDWTSLLFNLADFYRNKPAEAAEYADKLTAGIKQYESVSFVKEQAAYTTVDLEKIVSNWMRYFDTLEGGMGSEPKFPMPNNWLFLMRYAYLMGDGKVTDIVKLTLRKMAYGGIYDHVGGGFARYSVDRRWHIPHFEKMLYDNAQLISVYAEAYTWQPDQLYKHIVAETIAFTERELMSPEYGFYSALDADSEGVEGKFYSFSKAELVDLLGEDADVFCIYYNVTEHGNWEEEETNVFFRNNDDDLLAEKLGLCTADLQAIIHRAKAKVLTERSKRIRPGLDNKILASWNGLMLKGLCDAYRVFDIPEYLELALKNAEFITQDLITSDNKLIRVYKKGSAEGIAFLDDYANVIDAFIALYEVTFDVQWLTRAKDLTNITIADFYDEANGIFFYTGDGDEQLIARKSEIMDGVIPSSNSVMARNLKKLSLFFDDERYAEISSQLLRNIFPLIAKYGSSYSNWAILLQEEVLGINEIAVTGADVSAVRKQLEQNYIPNKIMLGGNVENLPLLQNRVGVQTRIFICKDKTCGLPSETVDEALKQIGR, via the coding sequence ATGAACCATCTCGCTAATTCGTCATCGCCATATTTATTACAGCATGCCAACAACCCGGTAGATTGGTATCCCTGGGGGCCAGAGGCATTGCAAAAGGCCAGGGACGAAAATAAATTGATCCTGGTGAGTATCGGCTACTCGGCCTGCCATTGGTGCCATGTAATGGAGCACGAAAGTTTTGAAGATGAAAGCGTAGCGGCCGTAATGAACGAGTATTTTGTGTGTATTAAGGTAGATAGGGAAGAACGCCCCGACGTTGACCAGATCTATATGAGCGCCGTACAACTCATGACCGGCAGAGGCGGTTGGCCTTTGAACTGTATCTGCCTGCCCGATCAGCGGCCGATATATGGTGGCACCTATTTCCGCAAGAACGACTGGACAAGCCTGCTGTTTAACCTGGCCGATTTTTACAGGAACAAACCTGCTGAGGCAGCCGAGTATGCCGATAAGCTAACTGCGGGCATTAAGCAATATGAATCAGTAAGTTTTGTGAAGGAACAGGCGGCATACACAACAGTCGATTTGGAGAAGATAGTAAGCAACTGGATGCGCTATTTCGATACCCTTGAGGGCGGCATGGGTAGCGAACCAAAATTCCCGATGCCCAATAACTGGCTGTTTTTGATGCGGTACGCTTATTTAATGGGCGATGGAAAGGTTACCGACATTGTAAAGCTCACGCTAAGGAAGATGGCCTATGGGGGTATTTATGATCATGTTGGTGGCGGCTTTGCCCGTTATTCAGTAGACAGGCGCTGGCACATCCCGCATTTTGAGAAAATGCTGTATGATAATGCACAGCTAATAAGCGTTTATGCCGAAGCCTACACCTGGCAGCCCGATCAGCTATACAAACACATTGTCGCCGAGACCATTGCCTTTACCGAGCGCGAACTGATGTCGCCCGAATATGGCTTCTACTCGGCTTTAGATGCGGATAGCGAGGGGGTAGAGGGTAAGTTCTACAGCTTCAGCAAAGCCGAATTGGTTGATCTTTTAGGTGAAGATGCCGATGTCTTCTGCATCTATTATAATGTAACCGAACACGGCAACTGGGAAGAAGAGGAGACCAACGTATTCTTCCGGAATAATGATGATGACCTGCTGGCCGAAAAATTGGGATTATGTACGGCCGATCTGCAGGCCATCATTCATCGTGCTAAAGCAAAGGTGTTGACTGAAAGAAGCAAGCGTATACGGCCCGGACTGGATAATAAAATACTGGCTTCGTGGAATGGATTAATGCTGAAGGGTTTGTGCGATGCTTATCGTGTTTTTGATATCCCGGAATATTTGGAATTGGCATTGAAGAATGCGGAGTTTATCACCCAAGATCTTATCACATCAGATAATAAACTGATACGTGTTTATAAAAAAGGCTCCGCCGAAGGCATTGCATTTTTAGATGACTATGCTAATGTGATCGACGCATTCATAGCGCTTTATGAAGTTACTTTTGATGTGCAATGGTTAACCCGCGCAAAAGACCTAACCAATATCACCATCGCCGACTTTTATGATGAAGCTAACGGCATCTTCTTTTATACCGGCGATGGCGATGAGCAACTGATCGCCCGTAAATCGGAGATCATGGATGGGGTGATCCCATCTTCAAACTCGGTAATGGCGCGTAACCTTAAAAAACTGTCGCTGTTTTTTGATGATGAGCGGTATGCTGAGATATCATCGCAACTGCTCAGGAACATCTTCCCGCTGATCGCCAAGTATGGTTCGTCTTACTCAAACTGGGCCATTTTATTGCAGGAGGAGGTATTGGGCATTAATGAAATAGCTGTTACAGGGGCCGATGTATCAGCTGTACGTAAACAACTGGAACAAAACTACATTCCCAATAAAATAATGTTGGGCGGTAACGTAGAAAACTTACCTTTGCTGCAAAACAGGGTAGGCGTGCAAACGCGTATCTTTATTTGTAAAGATAAAACCTGCGGATTACCATCGGAAACGGTGGATGAAGCACTAAAACAAATAGGCCGCTAA